Proteins encoded together in one Mycobacterium simiae window:
- a CDS encoding FAD-dependent oxidoreductase translates to MSPDSRPFSGVTPALASSISTWDYEADVVIAGYGVAGAAAAVEAARSGADVLVVERTGSWGGAASMAGGFIYLGGGTPLQKACGFTDSVDNMAAFLNVAMGPGADENRIADYCAGSVAHFEWLVGCGVPFKAEFFPEPGWEPMGDQGLMYSGGENSYPFNTIATPAPRGHVPQMQNKKQGEASAGYMLMKPLVDTATAAGARAIYDVRVQRLIIESDGRVAGICARRYGSELAIRARTGVVLATGSFAYNDSMVARYAPRIAGRPAASIEQHDGQAIRMAQALGADLAHMDATEVAIFIDPQQLVRGILVNGRGQRYVAEDTYPGRIGQLTLYHQDNVAYLIIDSDAQEEAMASWSPKLMLRQPTWVADTVADLEADMGLAPGSLQATVAAFNEGAAHGEDPLLHKKPEWIRPIGTPVGAIDLRDNTGGFTLGGLATTLDAEVLHVSGDPIPGLFAAGRSTAGLAAWGYASGVSLGDGSFYGRRAGRSATKG, encoded by the coding sequence ATGAGTCCCGACAGCCGCCCTTTTTCCGGCGTAACGCCGGCGCTGGCCTCATCGATCAGCACCTGGGACTACGAGGCCGACGTGGTGATCGCCGGTTACGGCGTCGCGGGCGCCGCGGCCGCGGTTGAGGCGGCGCGTAGCGGCGCGGACGTTTTGGTGGTCGAACGCACCGGCTCATGGGGTGGCGCGGCTTCGATGGCCGGCGGGTTCATCTACCTCGGCGGCGGCACTCCCCTGCAAAAGGCTTGCGGCTTCACCGATTCCGTCGACAACATGGCCGCGTTTCTCAATGTCGCGATGGGGCCGGGCGCCGACGAGAACCGGATCGCCGATTACTGCGCCGGCAGCGTCGCACACTTCGAGTGGCTCGTCGGATGCGGCGTGCCGTTCAAGGCCGAGTTCTTTCCCGAACCCGGTTGGGAGCCGATGGGCGACCAGGGCTTGATGTACAGCGGCGGGGAGAACTCCTATCCGTTCAACACCATCGCCACCCCCGCCCCGCGCGGCCATGTGCCACAGATGCAGAACAAGAAGCAGGGCGAAGCCAGCGCTGGGTACATGCTGATGAAGCCCTTGGTCGACACCGCCACCGCCGCAGGCGCCCGCGCGATCTATGACGTCCGGGTGCAGCGCCTGATCATCGAATCCGACGGCCGGGTCGCCGGCATCTGCGCCCGCCGGTACGGCTCCGAACTCGCGATTCGGGCGCGCACCGGCGTGGTGCTGGCCACCGGGAGCTTCGCCTACAACGACTCGATGGTGGCACGTTACGCCCCGCGCATCGCCGGGCGGCCGGCCGCCTCCATCGAGCAACACGACGGCCAGGCGATCCGGATGGCCCAAGCCCTGGGCGCCGATCTGGCCCACATGGACGCCACCGAAGTCGCGATCTTCATCGATCCCCAGCAGCTGGTGCGCGGCATTCTCGTCAACGGCCGCGGTCAACGCTACGTCGCCGAAGACACCTACCCCGGGCGCATCGGGCAGCTCACCCTGTACCACCAGGACAACGTCGCTTACCTAATCATCGACAGCGACGCCCAGGAAGAGGCGATGGCATCGTGGTCGCCGAAGCTCATGCTGCGGCAGCCGACCTGGGTGGCCGACACCGTGGCCGATCTGGAAGCCGACATGGGGCTGGCGCCGGGTTCGCTGCAGGCGACCGTGGCGGCCTTCAACGAGGGCGCCGCCCACGGTGAGGATCCCCTGTTGCATAAGAAGCCGGAGTGGATCAGGCCGATCGGTACCCCGGTCGGCGCGATCGACCTGCGCGACAACACCGGCGGGTTCACCCTGGGTGGATTGGCCACCACGCTCGACGCCGAGGTGCTCCATGTCAGCGGTGACCCGATTCCGGGACTGTTCGCCGCGGGCCGCTCGACGGCCGGGCTGGCGGCCTGGGGGTACGCCAGCGGGGTCTCGCTCGGTGACGGCAGCTTTTACGGTCGCCGCGCCGGGCGGTCGGCCACCAAGGGTTGA
- a CDS encoding GAF and ANTAR domain-containing protein, with protein MQTDEPVLDRHLLAQRMAELSRSIAAPRRTEDVLAEVTTAVVELIPGADTAGVLLIGPGGKFDSMAGTTGIPHELDELQKSLGEGPCMQAALKETVVRTDDFRAEPRWPKYSAAVLEVGVFSGLSFKLYTADRTAGALNVFGFQPHAWDADAETIGMVLAAHAAAALAASREGENLNSALLTRDRIGQAKGIIMERYGVDDVRAFGMLRSLSQESNMRLVDVAQRVIDTRNT; from the coding sequence ATGCAAACTGACGAGCCTGTGTTGGACCGACACCTGTTGGCGCAACGCATGGCCGAATTATCCCGCAGCATCGCGGCGCCGCGGCGCACCGAGGACGTCTTAGCCGAGGTCACTACCGCCGTTGTCGAGCTGATTCCGGGGGCTGACACCGCCGGTGTGCTGCTGATCGGTCCGGGCGGGAAGTTCGACTCCATGGCCGGCACCACAGGCATCCCGCACGAGCTGGACGAGCTGCAGAAAAGCCTCGGCGAAGGGCCGTGCATGCAAGCCGCGCTCAAGGAAACCGTCGTTCGCACCGACGACTTCAGGGCAGAGCCGCGCTGGCCGAAATACAGTGCCGCAGTATTGGAGGTCGGCGTGTTCAGCGGACTGTCGTTCAAGCTCTACACCGCGGATCGCACCGCCGGCGCGCTCAACGTCTTCGGATTCCAGCCCCACGCGTGGGATGCGGACGCCGAGACGATTGGCATGGTGTTGGCCGCGCACGCCGCCGCGGCGTTGGCGGCCAGCCGCGAGGGAGAGAACCTGAACTCCGCGTTGCTGACCAGGGACCGCATCGGCCAGGCCAAAGGCATCATCATGGAGCGCTACGGCGTCGACGACGTGCGCGCCTTCGGCATGCTGCGCAGCTTGTCGCAGGAGTCCAACATGCGCCTCGTCGACGTCGCACAGCGGGTCATCGACACCCGTAACACCTGA
- a CDS encoding TIGR03564 family F420-dependent LLM class oxidoreductase, with the protein MQLSVFAYLGAQQGQWNIDAYVESIAEFADAGFTRVWSAQLPWEPDLFTAQAVALREVPGIELGAAVLPIQVAHPMLTAQRALTLNAIGEGRFKLGIGVNHPGMSTELWGIPWYKPVRRMSEYLDGLLPLLAGEKADAVGELVTTRGELDIPGAPAPEVYLAALGPQMLRLAGRRCAGTITWMTGPKTLANHIGPTLRDAAAGRPEPVRVAAAVALCVTDDEAGARARAAEEFQLYGTLPSYQAMLEREGYAGPEDAVVIGDEAAVSDRIAEIRSAGVDELIVSPFGDNAESIARSVALLKTVAGH; encoded by the coding sequence GTGCAGTTATCGGTATTCGCCTATCTCGGAGCGCAGCAGGGGCAATGGAACATCGACGCCTACGTCGAAAGCATCGCCGAATTTGCCGACGCCGGTTTCACGCGGGTGTGGTCCGCGCAATTACCTTGGGAACCCGATCTGTTCACCGCGCAGGCCGTCGCGCTTCGCGAGGTTCCCGGGATCGAGCTGGGTGCGGCGGTGCTGCCCATCCAGGTCGCGCACCCGATGCTGACCGCGCAGCGGGCACTGACCCTCAACGCGATTGGTGAGGGGCGGTTCAAGCTCGGCATCGGCGTCAACCATCCGGGCATGAGCACGGAGCTGTGGGGGATCCCCTGGTACAAGCCGGTACGCCGGATGAGCGAGTACTTGGACGGACTGCTGCCCTTGCTTGCCGGTGAGAAAGCTGACGCCGTCGGCGAGTTGGTCACCACCCGTGGTGAGCTTGACATTCCGGGCGCCCCGGCGCCCGAGGTCTACCTCGCCGCCCTGGGCCCACAGATGTTGCGCCTGGCGGGTCGGCGGTGCGCCGGAACGATCACCTGGATGACCGGCCCCAAGACCTTGGCCAACCACATCGGTCCGACGCTGCGCGATGCCGCTGCGGGCCGCCCCGAACCGGTCCGGGTGGCCGCCGCGGTAGCGCTCTGTGTCACCGACGACGAGGCCGGCGCCCGAGCCCGCGCCGCCGAAGAGTTCCAGCTGTACGGCACACTGCCGTCCTACCAGGCCATGCTGGAGCGGGAAGGCTACGCCGGCCCCGAAGACGCCGTCGTCATCGGCGACGAAGCCGCCGTATCCGACCGGATCGCGGAAATCCGCAGTGCCGGCGTCGACGAGCTGATCGTCTCTCCGTTCGGGGACAACGCAGAATCCATCGCGCGGTCAGTGGCTCTGCTGAAAACGGTCGCCGGTCACTGA
- a CDS encoding DUF1003 domain-containing protein, with protein MTTPADGHRHVPQLVPRRLLRSGQIHHPAVLEEAKRRSDDFQLRLADRITAFAGSMNFVWIHAALFGVWMLVVERNPWPTLTLVVSLEAIFLSTFVMIGQNRQAAFQQARADHDFQTQELELKTNTELTRQIHVLTEELHRRLLPPAGEHRE; from the coding sequence ATGACCACACCGGCCGACGGCCACCGACATGTCCCACAATTGGTTCCGCGCCGGCTACTGCGCTCCGGACAGATCCATCACCCCGCCGTGCTGGAGGAGGCCAAGCGGCGCAGCGACGACTTCCAGCTGCGGTTGGCCGACCGGATCACCGCGTTCGCGGGATCAATGAACTTTGTCTGGATACACGCGGCCCTGTTCGGCGTCTGGATGCTGGTCGTGGAACGCAACCCCTGGCCGACGCTCACGCTAGTGGTATCCCTGGAAGCCATCTTTTTGTCGACCTTCGTCATGATCGGGCAGAACCGTCAGGCGGCCTTCCAACAGGCCCGGGCCGACCATGACTTCCAGACCCAGGAGCTGGAGCTGAAGACCAACACCGAGCTCACCCGCCAGATTCACGTGCTCACCGAGGAGTTGCACCGGCGGCTCCTGCCGCCGGCCGGCGAACATCGCGAATAA
- a CDS encoding FAD-dependent oxidoreductase, whose protein sequence is MAGRKRVVVAGLGDVGLLTAIRLAKHADVVGISVKDALVSGQELGVRLSRPGDWARDYWIPFDRFRGLDRVRTVQAELTGVDLADRTVFARGSDGAAITEEFDALVISTGVTNGFWRQPIMQSGAEIAADLHATHQRLAAAESIIVIGGGAAAVSSAVNLATTWPNKRIDLYFPGPDALAGYHPRIWKRIRGRLGELSVGVHPGHRAVISNGSGDTRITSEPVRWSTGQPPAAAEAVLWAVGRVRPNTDWLPPDILDARGFVRVTPELEVPGLRGVFAVGDVAASDPHRSSARNRGDSLVAHNIRAEFTGRRLRCYRTPGRRWGSLLGIQADGLEVFLPSGHALRIPAWPVQRIVMPGFVRCGMYRGVRPNDPLR, encoded by the coding sequence ATGGCGGGGCGCAAGCGCGTTGTGGTCGCCGGTCTGGGCGATGTTGGCCTGCTGACCGCGATCCGGTTGGCAAAGCATGCCGACGTCGTGGGAATCTCCGTCAAGGACGCGTTGGTCAGCGGCCAGGAGCTCGGTGTCCGGCTGTCCCGCCCCGGCGACTGGGCCCGTGACTACTGGATTCCGTTTGACCGATTCCGCGGTCTGGACCGGGTGCGCACGGTGCAGGCCGAGCTGACTGGCGTGGACTTGGCCGACCGCACCGTGTTCGCTCGAGGCAGCGACGGCGCCGCGATCACCGAAGAATTCGACGCGCTGGTGATCTCGACCGGTGTAACAAACGGCTTCTGGCGTCAACCCATCATGCAGTCGGGCGCCGAGATCGCTGCGGACTTGCACGCCACACACCAGCGCCTGGCCGCCGCCGAGTCGATCATCGTCATCGGCGGCGGTGCGGCCGCGGTCAGCAGCGCCGTCAACCTGGCCACCACCTGGCCGAACAAGCGAATTGACCTCTATTTTCCGGGACCGGACGCGTTGGCCGGATATCACCCGCGGATTTGGAAACGAATCCGCGGCCGGCTCGGCGAGCTGAGCGTAGGGGTACACCCGGGGCACCGCGCGGTCATCTCGAACGGGTCCGGGGACACACGCATCACGAGCGAACCTGTTCGATGGAGCACCGGACAACCACCGGCCGCCGCGGAGGCCGTGCTGTGGGCGGTGGGCCGGGTGCGGCCGAACACCGACTGGCTACCACCCGACATTCTCGACGCGCGGGGCTTCGTTCGTGTGACGCCGGAGCTGGAAGTGCCGGGCCTTCGCGGTGTGTTCGCCGTGGGTGATGTCGCGGCCAGCGATCCGCATCGCAGCTCGGCACGCAATCGCGGAGATTCGCTGGTCGCCCACAACATCCGCGCCGAATTCACCGGCCGCCGCCTACGCTGCTACCGGACCCCCGGCCGGCGGTGGGGCTCGTTGCTGGGCATTCAGGCTGATGGGCTGGAGGTGTTTCTGCCCAGCGGTCACGCGTTGCGGATCCCGGCCTGGCCGGTTCAGCGTATCGTGATGCCCGGCTTCGTCCGGTGCGGCATGTACCGCGGGGTCCGGCCAAACGATCCGCTTCGATAA
- the car gene encoding carboxylic acid reductase, which yields MSDIDEDQGERLARRVSELFDIDPQFRAATPLPAVIDAACAPNLRLTEILQTIVDGYADRPALGERAREVVTDATGRTTVRLRPRFDTISYRQLWDRVCAIAAAWRHDTENPVAPGDVVATVGFSSADYLIVDMVCAYLGLVTVPLQHNAPVSRLRSIMTECEPKIVAVSAEYLDLAVESALTSSSLRQLVVFNYQPEIDEQRENFENSRIRLQRNGTRVVVGTLDEAVERGRRLPAGPAFTDDNDERLAMIMYTSGSTGTPKGAIYTERMLAKIWTSGSFLPGDLPVINANFMPLNHIGGRLPLASAFLMGGTSYFVPESDLSSLFDDWALVRPTELGMVPRVVEMLYQHYRNAIDRGIADGADPGTAERDAAGELRERVLGGRVLGGFVGSAPLAGEMKSFLDRVLQTHIADGYGLTETGIVARDGVINRRRVIDYKLVDVPELGYFGTDRPFPRGELLVKTDTMTPGYFKRPELTAQVFDEAGFYRTGDVVAEIEPDRVAYVDRRNNVLKLAQGEFVAVATLESVYATAPLVRQIFLYGNSERPSLLAVIVPTSEALAEYGNSQALKTALYRSLQQSASAAQLQSYEVPVDFILETEPFTESNGLLSGLGKQLRPRLKERYGEELERLYTDIAAAQVDEIRTLRENAEHRPVVETLSGACRALLGTSGATAEIHFTDLGGDSLSALSFSHLLEGIFGVEVPVSVITSPANNIGKIADYIEARRGAVSQRPTAATVHGHGATSIAAADLTLDKFLDAQTLDGATSLPRAGSTPHTVLLTGANGWLGRFLTLEWLQRLSAGGGKVITIVRGRDADEARARLEDAFDSGDPALLNRFHELAAHLEVLAGDVSDQHLGLDGATWQRLADTVDLIVHPAALVNHVLPYDQLFGPNVVGTAEVIRLALTSQIKPVSYLSTIAVAMTVPPGEFEEDGDIRRISPTRALNDNYANGYANSKWAGEVLLREANDLCGLPVAVFRSDMLLAHTQYRGQLNVPDIFTRLIFSLLVTGIAPHSFYEDDGLGSRARAHYDGLPVDFAAEAITAIGIGVTAGYRSFDVMNPYDDGVSLDVFVDWLIRAGYSIERIPDYDDWRERFQTALTGLPEHQRQHSVLPLLHAFRQPEQPIRGAAAPTTAFQAAVRAGRIGPDHDIPHISPDLIGKYADDLRRLSLLG from the coding sequence ATGTCCGACATCGACGAGGACCAGGGCGAGCGACTGGCCCGCCGAGTGAGCGAACTGTTCGACATCGACCCGCAGTTCCGCGCGGCCACCCCCCTACCCGCAGTGATCGACGCGGCGTGTGCGCCGAATTTGCGGCTCACCGAGATTCTGCAAACGATCGTCGACGGCTACGCCGACCGGCCCGCGCTGGGAGAACGTGCCCGCGAGGTGGTCACCGACGCAACCGGTCGGACGACTGTGCGGCTGCGACCACGGTTTGACACGATCAGCTACCGACAGCTGTGGGACCGGGTGTGCGCGATAGCTGCCGCCTGGCGGCACGACACCGAAAACCCGGTCGCGCCAGGCGATGTCGTTGCGACCGTTGGGTTCTCCAGCGCCGACTACCTGATCGTCGACATGGTATGCGCCTATCTCGGCCTCGTCACCGTGCCGCTACAACACAACGCCCCGGTGTCGAGGCTGCGATCGATCATGACGGAATGCGAGCCGAAAATTGTCGCGGTGAGCGCCGAATACCTCGATCTAGCAGTCGAATCCGCATTGACCAGTTCGTCGTTGCGGCAGCTGGTGGTGTTCAACTATCAACCTGAGATCGACGAGCAACGGGAAAACTTCGAAAACTCCCGCATACGCTTGCAGCGCAACGGGACTCGTGTGGTTGTCGGCACGCTGGATGAAGCCGTTGAGCGGGGCAGGCGCCTGCCGGCCGGGCCCGCATTCACCGACGACAACGACGAGCGCCTGGCGATGATCATGTACACCTCCGGAAGCACGGGCACTCCCAAGGGCGCCATATACACCGAGCGGATGCTCGCCAAGATCTGGACATCCGGGTCCTTCCTGCCGGGCGACTTGCCAGTGATCAACGCCAATTTCATGCCGCTCAACCACATCGGCGGTCGGCTCCCGCTCGCATCTGCGTTCCTCATGGGTGGCACCAGTTACTTCGTCCCTGAATCCGATCTGTCCAGCCTGTTCGACGATTGGGCATTGGTGCGGCCGACCGAACTGGGGATGGTGCCTCGGGTGGTGGAAATGCTGTACCAGCATTACCGCAACGCCATCGACCGGGGGATCGCGGACGGAGCCGATCCCGGCACCGCAGAGCGGGACGCCGCGGGCGAGCTGCGCGAGCGGGTGTTGGGCGGCCGGGTGCTGGGCGGCTTCGTCGGCAGCGCGCCGCTGGCCGGCGAAATGAAGTCGTTCTTGGATCGAGTACTTCAGACGCACATCGCCGACGGGTACGGACTGACGGAGACCGGCATCGTCGCCCGTGATGGCGTGATCAACCGCAGACGGGTGATCGACTACAAGCTCGTCGACGTGCCTGAACTCGGTTATTTCGGTACCGATCGGCCCTTCCCGCGGGGCGAATTGCTGGTCAAGACCGACACGATGACGCCCGGCTATTTCAAGCGCCCGGAACTCACCGCGCAGGTTTTCGACGAAGCCGGTTTTTACCGGACCGGTGACGTCGTCGCGGAAATCGAGCCGGATCGGGTGGCCTACGTCGACCGCCGCAACAACGTCCTCAAGCTGGCTCAGGGTGAATTCGTCGCGGTGGCGACCCTGGAGTCGGTGTACGCCACCGCCCCGCTAGTGCGGCAGATTTTCCTCTACGGCAACAGCGAACGGCCGAGCCTGCTGGCCGTGATTGTGCCGACGTCCGAGGCGCTGGCCGAGTATGGCAACAGCCAGGCCCTGAAAACCGCTCTGTACCGGTCACTTCAGCAGAGTGCCTCTGCCGCGCAGCTGCAGTCCTACGAGGTGCCCGTCGACTTCATCCTGGAAACCGAGCCCTTCACCGAGAGCAACGGATTGCTGTCCGGCTTGGGCAAGCAGCTGCGCCCGCGGCTCAAGGAACGCTACGGCGAGGAACTCGAGCGGCTTTACACCGACATCGCGGCCGCGCAGGTCGACGAGATCCGCACGCTGCGCGAAAACGCCGAGCACCGTCCGGTGGTGGAGACACTCTCCGGCGCCTGCCGCGCCCTGCTCGGCACGTCCGGCGCCACTGCCGAGATCCATTTCACCGACCTCGGCGGAGATTCGTTGTCCGCGTTGAGCTTTTCGCATCTGCTCGAGGGGATCTTCGGCGTCGAGGTTCCGGTGTCGGTGATCACCAGCCCCGCCAACAACATCGGCAAGATCGCCGATTACATCGAGGCGCGGCGCGGCGCGGTCAGCCAACGGCCAACCGCCGCCACCGTGCACGGCCACGGCGCGACCAGCATCGCCGCCGCGGACTTGACGTTGGACAAGTTCCTCGACGCCCAAACCCTGGACGGGGCAACGTCATTACCGCGCGCCGGCAGTACGCCGCACACCGTCTTGTTGACCGGTGCCAATGGTTGGCTGGGCCGGTTCCTCACCCTGGAGTGGCTGCAACGGCTCTCCGCCGGGGGCGGCAAAGTGATCACGATCGTGCGTGGCCGCGACGCCGACGAGGCCAGAGCCCGGTTGGAGGACGCGTTCGACAGTGGCGATCCGGCACTACTGAATCGATTCCACGAGCTGGCTGCGCACCTCGAGGTGCTGGCGGGTGATGTCTCCGACCAGCATCTGGGCCTGGACGGCGCCACCTGGCAACGGTTGGCCGACACCGTCGACCTGATCGTGCATCCGGCGGCCCTGGTTAACCATGTGCTGCCCTACGACCAATTGTTCGGCCCCAATGTGGTTGGCACGGCAGAGGTTATCCGCCTCGCGCTCACCAGCCAGATCAAACCAGTCAGTTACCTGTCCACGATTGCGGTGGCGATGACGGTGCCGCCCGGCGAGTTTGAGGAGGACGGCGATATCCGCCGGATCAGCCCTACCCGGGCGCTCAACGACAACTACGCCAACGGCTACGCCAACAGCAAGTGGGCCGGCGAGGTGCTGCTTCGCGAGGCCAACGACTTGTGTGGCCTGCCTGTCGCGGTGTTCCGCTCCGACATGCTGCTCGCCCACACCCAATACCGCGGCCAGCTCAACGTCCCGGACATCTTCACCCGACTGATCTTCAGCCTGCTCGTGACGGGTATCGCCCCGCATTCGTTCTACGAAGATGACGGACTCGGCAGCCGAGCCCGCGCCCACTACGACGGTCTGCCGGTCGACTTCGCTGCCGAGGCCATCACAGCCATCGGCATCGGGGTCACCGCGGGCTACCGGTCGTTTGACGTGATGAACCCCTACGACGATGGTGTCTCCCTGGATGTGTTCGTGGACTGGCTGATTCGTGCTGGCTACAGCATTGAACGCATTCCCGACTACGACGATTGGCGAGAGCGATTCCAGACCGCGCTCACGGGTCTACCCGAACACCAACGCCAACACTCGGTCCTGCCGCTGCTGCACGCATTCCGCCAGCCGGAGCAGCCTATCCGGGGCGCCGCCGCCCCGACCACCGCATTCCAGGCGGCGGTACGCGCGGGCAGGATCGGGCCCGACCACGACATCCCGCATATTTCGCCGGATCTGATCGGAAAGTACGCGGATGACTTGCGCCGGCTGTCCTTGCTCGGCTGA
- a CDS encoding alkene reductase: MALAADDATKRRLLHPGHPLLAPLQLGALYAPNRILMAPISRTRATDDGVPTRLMAEYYAQRASAGLIITEGAFPSARGQAYPNQPGLETAAHQAGWERVAEAVHAAGGRIVMQLTHSGRISHPAILGGERPVAPSAIKPPGGVHTATGNRPFVVPHELTFDEIHDVIADFVAAARRARAAGADGVEIDAANGYLLSQFLSYDANYRRDAYGGSAQDRARLPSEVIREVANAIGPGRVGLRISPGNPENDIHEPDLEAHLILAKNARELGLAYLHVRVAPESPIFSWLRRRWPDRLLLNRAFQTTTTREQAVDVVTDGTADAVTIGRAYVANPDLVRRWTDGAELNVPRMEFLYAGGATGYTDYPSMS, translated from the coding sequence ATGGCGCTCGCAGCCGATGACGCGACGAAGCGGCGGTTACTGCATCCGGGCCATCCATTACTGGCTCCCCTGCAGCTCGGCGCCTTGTACGCACCCAACCGAATTCTGATGGCCCCCATATCGCGGACGCGTGCAACTGACGACGGCGTACCCACCCGGCTGATGGCCGAGTACTACGCCCAGCGCGCCAGTGCCGGCCTGATCATCACCGAGGGCGCGTTTCCCTCGGCGCGCGGGCAAGCGTATCCCAACCAGCCCGGGTTGGAAACCGCCGCACACCAAGCGGGATGGGAACGGGTTGCCGAGGCCGTTCATGCAGCCGGCGGACGAATTGTCATGCAGCTCACCCACTCTGGGCGCATCTCGCATCCGGCGATTTTGGGCGGCGAGCGGCCCGTGGCACCCTCGGCCATCAAACCGCCCGGCGGCGTGCACACCGCAACCGGCAATCGGCCGTTCGTTGTTCCCCATGAACTCACGTTCGACGAAATACACGATGTGATTGCCGACTTCGTCGCGGCCGCCCGCCGTGCCCGGGCCGCCGGTGCCGACGGCGTGGAGATCGATGCCGCAAACGGCTACCTGCTCAGCCAATTCCTGAGCTATGACGCGAACTATCGCCGCGACGCCTACGGGGGCTCCGCACAGGATCGTGCACGACTACCCAGCGAGGTCATTCGCGAAGTCGCGAACGCGATCGGACCCGGCCGGGTGGGTTTGCGCATATCCCCCGGCAACCCGGAGAACGACATCCACGAACCAGACCTCGAAGCGCACCTGATCCTGGCTAAAAATGCCCGCGAACTGGGCCTGGCGTACCTACATGTGCGGGTTGCGCCCGAAAGCCCGATCTTTTCCTGGCTGCGCCGCCGCTGGCCGGACCGTCTCCTGCTCAACCGGGCGTTCCAGACGACAACGACCCGCGAGCAAGCGGTCGACGTCGTCACGGACGGGACCGCCGATGCGGTGACCATCGGCCGTGCGTATGTCGCCAATCCCGATCTAGTCCGCCGCTGGACGGATGGGGCCGAACTCAACGTGCCGCGCATGGAATTCCTGTACGCCGGTGGCGCCACCGGCTACACGGATTACCCGTCCATGTCCTGA
- a CDS encoding Rieske 2Fe-2S domain-containing protein, with product MQDSDEIRLIEAQAVPTRFARGWHCLGLIRDFGDGKPHAVNAFGQKLVVFRGGDGKLNVLDSYCRHMGGDLSQGEVKGDEIACPFHDWRWGGDGRCKRVPYARRTPRLARTATWTTLEQDGMLFVWNDPEHNPPPREVTIPRIEGATSDEWTDWHWYTTVVNSNCREIIDNVVDMAHFYYIHGALPTYFKNIFEGHVATQYMNGQGRPDMAGTEGSRMLGNTSVASYYGPSFMIDDLTYHYEHGDAQSILINCHYPIDSNSFVLQYGIIVKKSEALPGDQAMRTAITLGDYIKLGFEQDVEIWRHKTRIDNPLLVEEDGPVYQLRRWYQQFYVDVADVEPDMVDRFEFELDTTRPYQAWMKEVEANLAAR from the coding sequence ATGCAAGACAGCGACGAAATCCGGCTCATCGAAGCCCAGGCCGTACCGACCCGGTTCGCCCGGGGCTGGCATTGCCTGGGCCTGATCAGAGATTTCGGTGATGGCAAGCCACACGCCGTCAACGCGTTCGGCCAGAAGCTCGTCGTGTTCCGCGGCGGCGACGGCAAGCTCAACGTACTGGACAGCTACTGCCGGCACATGGGCGGCGACCTCTCGCAGGGCGAGGTCAAGGGCGACGAGATCGCCTGTCCGTTTCACGACTGGCGCTGGGGCGGCGACGGCCGCTGCAAGCGGGTGCCCTACGCGCGACGGACACCCCGATTAGCTCGCACGGCAACCTGGACCACCCTAGAGCAGGACGGCATGCTCTTCGTCTGGAATGACCCGGAACATAATCCGCCGCCTCGGGAGGTCACCATCCCGCGCATCGAAGGGGCCACCAGCGACGAGTGGACCGATTGGCATTGGTACACCACCGTGGTCAACAGCAACTGTCGCGAAATCATCGACAATGTCGTCGATATGGCGCACTTCTATTACATCCACGGCGCGCTGCCGACCTACTTCAAGAACATCTTCGAGGGACATGTCGCGACGCAGTACATGAACGGTCAAGGCCGCCCCGACATGGCCGGTACGGAGGGCTCGCGGATGCTGGGCAACACCTCGGTCGCGTCGTACTACGGGCCGTCCTTCATGATCGACGACCTGACCTATCACTACGAGCACGGCGATGCTCAATCAATTCTCATCAACTGCCACTATCCGATCGACTCGAATTCTTTTGTGCTGCAATACGGCATCATCGTCAAGAAGTCCGAGGCGCTGCCCGGCGATCAGGCCATGCGGACGGCGATCACATTGGGCGACTACATCAAGTTGGGCTTCGAGCAGGACGTCGAGATCTGGCGGCACAAGACGCGCATCGACAACCCACTGCTGGTCGAGGAGGACGGCCCGGTGTACCAGTTGCGGCGCTGGTATCAGCAGTTCTACGTCGATGTCGCGGACGTGGAGCCGGATATGGTGGACCGGTTCGAGTTCGAGCTCGACACCACCCGGCCCTACCAGGCGTGGATGAAAGAAGTCGAAGCCAACCTGGCGGCCAGATGA